From the Juglans microcarpa x Juglans regia isolate MS1-56 chromosome 7D, Jm3101_v1.0, whole genome shotgun sequence genome, the window CAAATTGGGAGATAATGGATTGGAAGATGGAGGGCCCAGATTGAGTTTGATCTATGAGGTGAGGAGGGGTTTTGTTTCGTCAGTGTCTACTAGACTATTTGAGAGATCTATAGGCTGGGTCAGAGAGGATTTGTGGATCCTACGAGGTGACTCAGGAGGATATTTTTGGTCAAGGTGTATAGGGGTATTTGGTTAGACCTCATTTGAAAGAGACAAGATGTTCCTATATGTGGGCCATAGGGAAGGCGAGTTGGGATATCGAGGGACAGGCCGACTTATGTTAAATGCTTGTGTCTGATTTGAGAATTCTGACGTCAGTTGGCCACGTGGAGCGAAGGTGTTGGCTAGAGATTGTTTGTGCCTGCTTGGGGTTGGGGGGAAGCTACAATGTCTAAGGGGAGGTTACTTTCAAGGGAAGAGCCTTCAGGTGGATTTTGGGCTGCCAGACATAGGGAGGTTTAAGGATTGAAGAGATGATCCACgatctcttttcctttccttgaTGTGAGTCCAGGGGTCTGGCAAGGGGAAagggggggaggggagggggggggggggctcaGAGACAAGCAAGGTGCAATGAAGGTTACCTTGAGTTGAAGAGCTTTGGAGAGCTATGGTTGACTCTGAGTATGGTGGGGTTCTCTGAGAAGGAGGGtcaattttttgagaaaattgaaaatcagcTCGCATCCAATGGCCAAAGGGGTAGATGGTAGATTGATTAGAGGGAATGGAACATTGTTGATGAGTATGACCTATACGACCACACAGATAGCAGAAGTCTGAAAGTCTCTCGTAtcgaaatgagattttggctgGAGGGAGATTTTTACAGGGGAATAAAAAACCTTCTTGCAAGGGGTCAAAGATATTGACCTTAATCTTCAGCCtaagaaatttttttgggaGGGCTCCTATAAAAGATGTATAATCCACACAGGTGGAGTAGTTGATTTCCATCAAGGACCCAAGGACCCTACCTATTTTTTTAGCATTCAGAGAGGTCATTAGCTCAAGGGATAAACCATAAACTTGAAGCCAAAAATTAGTGTGGTCCAAATCGATTTCAACTAGACTAAGGTCTGGATTCCATTGTTGCAAAACCATATGAAGGCTATGAAAGTTCCAAGGGCTTTGGGAGAAGATTCGGTCTTTATTGGAGGAGATGAGAAAGATGAAGAGGAAGGTATTACTATCAATGTCCTCTATAGATAAACACTTTGCAAAGTTCCAAATGGCCTTGATTATAGGATGGAAGGAATACCTATTGAGTGGGTGAGAGGAGACCAGGCGTCTGACCACGTGTATTTTGAAGTGTGTCTTGCTGCTTCTGATGCTGGGTCCAACTGAATATTCTCCCATGATAAAGTTTTTGTGAGCGAGATAAGGGTTTCAACGTCAGGTGAAGGGTCCATTGGAGGGGACAGAAAGTGATCTTTAGTGGAGATGCAAATGTTGTAGGAGGGGTTGACTGATAAAAGTGGGAGAGAAGACTTGCAGAGAAAGTTGGGAGGAGAGGAGACTTGCAGAGAAAGAGAAGTTTCGGAAAAAGGAGTGTGGGCCCTCAGTGGAAGGGAGGGTGGGAGAAGCTTCCATTCttgttctaattaattaaagaaaagacttttcttgttaaaataaaatatataatctgGCTTGTACTTTTCACCTATGGGGCCATGTGGATCAGAACCTCTGAGGCTTGAAAGCAACCCCTAATCATAGTTCTGTAACTAGGTTGAAATTTCAATAATCTCCTCAAGCAAGTGGATTGGGCTTTGACTAAAAAATTTAACCGCATGACAcatttaaaaagtatttctaCTATGTGTCCAATTATACTGCAAGTTAGTTTAATTGATGTGGTGTAACgtcacttattaaaaaaaaatatttaaaatgaaatgatatatgaaaatacaaaaagataaaaattaaaaccttaggctggtttggttacacaaaaccaagttatctcatttcatctcatctcatataatcattacaacttttctaaacttacatataaaatataataaataattcaattctttgaaatttcaaaacaaaaataatattataataatattttattcaattttaacaaaatattacatctcatctcatctgaaatgtgtaaccaaatgaggcttCTTCTACTATGtcttttatgtttgtgtttttaatttttttaataaaccacatGGCACCACATAGTAGTGTCATGTCTATGGGAGCAAAGTGAACAGTATAACTGGGGCgatgttgatgtcgtgtttcgtatcCCGGGCAACTGCACACCGCGACTGAGCTACACCTGCAATGTTCAACAGAAATGGGGCCTGGATGGTATGAGATACCTTCGATGCCCAAgtcagattttttgtttttgatagagATGAATCTGAATGTTCCTGAAGAGAGTTTTCTACCCTTgggaaatgatatatatacttGGTGGTGTGGTCTTAGGTACCTGTTAGTTGTAGCGTACTGGTGTACTGGACATGGCCCTGGCAGCGAGCGATCTTCTACCTTGTTGATTATGGTCATGCTACTTCGTACTCTGATTGCACTGTTGTCCTCCCGATTTCTGCCAGACGACAGGCGGGTCATGCCCAATCGTGGTCATTCAGACTAACTTGTACCCATTCTTGTCGTGACATGTGAACTTTAGCGATCATTAAATGCAACGTGCCCCTGTCCTGTTGCGCCCTTCCTTATCCCCCCCGCCATCAGTCATCTGAAGGTGGTAGTGGTCGTTTCTAACATTGCGTGCAAGGTGTGCTGACCATTAAATGCGCCAAGCCCTTTTGCTCAGAGCTCCCACACTCCATGTTTATAGATTTGTGGTTTGCCCCTGGGCCTCCCGAGCCAGACCCATCTCTCAAGCCAGGCTAATTCCATCCTTTATCTCGATTCTCCTATCGCTAGGCTATCCCGAGGCCCATCTCTACCCTATGGGTGATCGAGAGTCTTGAGGTCCATCTGTGGGCCAGGCCCTTGTGTCCCGGTCCGCTAGAGGGGTAACCTCCTCACAGGCGGCATAATagtatttctcaaatttaaatatttaaaataaaaatatatgaatttataaactgagtttttaattatttaatagatttatccttataaatattatgaGCACTAATTGATATGTCTATATTCCATAAAACGgttcgtttggattgagagatgagatgagatgaattgagatgatttgtaaatagtagtaaaatttatgagttaaaatttataaataataatgaatagtagtgagatgaattgagtcTCAATCCAAACCGGTTATTCAAGATTTCTTAAAATCCATACATAAATTATGAAGATGGGTTCTGCCGTAATGGACTCTAGACAGATCACAAATACGAGGTACCACAGAAAGGGTAAACTAGCTCAAAATtgataaatcttaattttaagcATGCTTGAAGCAACAGAGTGGTAAAGCGTTGCTCTACATGAATTACAACATATTAAACATGTACGAAACCACACAAAGTCTTCATTCTTGTACAGTGGAATAGAGACAACTTTTATCCAACCCACTTACGTGGTacttctatataataataagaagaggagttttgttatgtacaagtaagtttgcgtaccaatctgcgtattaatgttattgccttcatattctaaatttaaattaacactattttcaataaaatctactttctgaccactCATATTGAATGGATGCACGTATTAGTACgtagaatcgcttacaattaaattttttttaaaaaaaaatatagatacaaGTCTTAAATATATAGGTCTTTTAAATATACAGATCATGCACaagtctattttaaaaaaatgatccagaaaaattaaaatttacatatttttcataatgacgtgaatttcttttataaaaatatctgtaCGAGacttttacatttaaaatttgtgtatatatatataatatacagtaCTGGATTTTATATGGAGACAGAAACATGTCCATATCTAGAGAACAGCACATGtggaaacattaaaaaattaaaatgatgaagcTAGGGGACTTCAACACCTATtccatgttttgttttattgtcTTTTTGCTTGGGAAAACACAGCGATGCTGCTGCTCAATTGCTTGTCTCCTCCATCTACCTCCATGGATTAGACAGAGGTATAGCAATCTCTTTACTTTCACCGTAGTATACGGCATTATTGCATTTACATCctattctttatattttttcttaaattttagttaaaaataacacttcttataattttatcttaaattttactcatttttaaaaaatcttctacatctcattccttatcctttctctattctattaaaataatattcttatattctttttttattatttttttctctcacttccatttacaaacttaactatttaatattttttcttatgttttgaactattaatatagtgaatattttaaacaaaattttaaattatttttttacgggtttgataatatttttaaaattattatttttatattttcgtaattatttaaattatttttaaaattataatttaaaactataataaatataagtataagagaaaatgtaattgattagaagaagaatgtattttatttattagattaaaatattaataaaagatgatATAAGGGATGAATAGTGATTCCCTATATTTAGGGAATTATGTTCATCCCCTAaaccaaaatcctaaaataGGAAATGGGATGGGAGGGAGTTTTTGAGCTTTTTCCTAAATTCTTTTCTATAATTTAGAGATAATAGTAATATAGGGAATGAGATGGGGATGCTCTTAGGCATCTCGCCTCATATTCAACCAAGTAGTCTGGCCCATACAGTCCACATTAtagctattttttataaaaaaaatttgccatTTCCACAccatatactaatgtataatttattattttatttaaatgcaCGTATTTATGTATCAATAtgtacatatttaaataaaaaaataaaaatgataaatcatatagcaatatgtgatataaaaaataataagtagaatcTTTCTTTTCCATAGGTTGGAAGTTAAACattcttttcaaatcaaattacgTTGTGTCAATAGTTTAGAGAATAGTCTGGCCCATACAGCGTCTACGTGCATGGGTGAGACTGGGCCTCTTTTATATAGattcaatatttaaacatttcaaatataaatataaatattttttaatttttgatttttaatttttttatctaattattacataatcattataatttttttaaacttgtaaacaaaacataaaaaataattcaaaaatttcaaattgcaaaataaaaattagattttaataatattttaactttataatatttttatttaacttttttttttctctcatttttcaaaactatataaaacatcttaattcaaactattttactacaattcacaaattatttcattatactttcttatctcattttatctcactgTTTAAACTAGGCCTCATTTGCAACTCGAGACAGACGTTATGTTTGAGAGTCATGGCTACGCGCGTTAAGAAACAAAATCAATTGGATGCCATTTAGATATTAAGTTGAAAtcaaataagttgaaatgaaagttgaaaattgaataaaatattattaaaatattatttttaataatattattgttaaaaaatttgaaaaaattgaattatttattatattttatgtgaaaatttaaataattataataataaaataaaatgatatgaaatagGATGAAACCAAATACTAAGAGGTGGAGTGAAGATGCTgaacaattttcaaatttctatgaAGGCTATTGAAGCAAGAGCTAAGTTATCAATTGAAACTCGAATTTGAGAATTAGCATTGTTACAGAAATCTAAGATTTGTGCAGAAAACCAATCACCACAGcataattatacaataatagAAAGCAGAGCGAGAAACCCATAATTAGATTTATATAAATGAGTGATATGAATGAAGATCAGTGttacatttatttataattttatttataaaatttttattaatttttttttaaaaaatttataattttaattatatgactTTTAGCGTATCAATGtaggattaatttttttttaaatacatttaatattttccatctaacaaatatgaaatcaaaTGTCTAGCAGATAGAACTGCTGCAGCTGTTGGATACTTTCGAAAACCGTTGAGTATATTAACatgatatttattataaaatattttccaaaaattaaatagattCAAATGGgtttaaacaaaagaaatgttcGGTCTACACATAAATTTTATGGAAATTATTTTACGTTATTTTATGTGATCCATCATATTGtaagattatttatattataaaatagatataatatattacatttaATCACGCTAGCATATAAATCTTACTATACACACTTATCGAAAAAAACATAATTCtaacatattttatatgatagagcaatatttttacttaattttaattttagtataaGTTAACCATGGAAATAACGCAACCTTCAATAATGAAATAAGGtcgcttagaaaaaaaaaaaaagaaaaaaggaaaaccaaaaggAGGTTAAAGTGTTAAACCCCTTAAAAATCCTCCATACACAGATCGGGAAAGAACATATAAAGGCATAGACCAGAGCTTTCCACAGGTCCCACGACTCCGCAATCATCAACCACCCGACGCACCTCTGAACGTTTCCTTCCAGTgggtgagcgagagagagagagagagagagagagagagagagctacacGCTCAGGGGAAAACAATCTTCTTCCTTATGGCGAGCGCAGCGGAGGTGGAGGCCGTGGACTTCGAGCCGGAGGACGACGACCTCATGGACGAGGACGGGGGCGTAGACGCCGCCCCTGCCTCGCCGAGGGCCCCACTCCCCAAGCTCAAGTCCGCCATCACTGGCGGCGCCTCCTCTTCTGCCGTCGCGAGGAAGACCAAGGGCCGTGGCTTTCGCGACGACCATCCCGACGTCCCCGACCGCTCCACCCGCCTTGCCGCCTCCAACTTCGACTCCCTCAGGTCTCCCGAAGGCCCTGGTCCCCAGCGATGTCAGTTTCCCTTCCGTACCCTCTtcagtttgagtttttttttttttaattgcgaTTTCTGATTGTATTCGTGCTTTCCTAGTTATTCTAGGGTTTGAGGAGTATTAGTTGGGATATAATGAGTTTTGGGATCAAAGTTGTGTTTGTTTTCGCctgaaattattttgagataaatgatTGGTTGTCTGTGAAATTTTTGTCGTACCCTTGTGTTTCTGTTGAAATGATTGGATACCACATGAATTTTGCTGTTTTGGTGGAAAATATTTCCACCTGGGTTTCTCCAAACAAACAGATGCTAACTTTGTTCCTTGAGAGATATTAAGAATAATGCGTTGAGGACTAGTGGTATTACTCTTCTTCTAAAAACGGTCCTAGTCTTATGGGTGATTCTTTCATTAGATTTGAGCATAGATCTGAAATTGATTTGGAACGAATGCCATCTTGGCTGAGATGTTTTAAAGTTTTGTAATCTTTGAGGGGTCACACATCTAATGCGATTTAGGACATTATCGTAGTACCAGGCTTGATAGCCTTTTGGTTCGTTAGTATATTAGCTGACTTGAGGTTTACATGGCATTTTCTTGTGCTATTGCCAATTTGCCATTTCCTGCAAGTGTTTGAGAGTTGAGGAGTTTGATATTTGGTCTAGTTGAGCTTGGTCAGCGTTCAATATGGATAAATGTTTGACATAAATGGTAGTGTGGAATGGCTGACTTAGAATTTATCATTGTCAAGATAAGAGAGATCATGGTCAATCATATGTACCTCGTAAGATTTGCATCATATACTCTAGTCAAGTTTGTTGATGTTCAAAGCTGGCTGATGCTTCTGTCTTTTGTCATTTGATTTGCTTAGGATTTTCTTGAGGCTGgccatttttatgttttatctaGATAATTTGCGACTCTGCCACCTGATTGGATATGTTTTTCCCTTCTGGACAATTTTCTTCTCAACTGTTTGATTCACATGAATCAACAATTATTCACTGCTCTTTTGTCAGCATAGAGTCTTGCAATTGCAGGAACAAAACCTTTAGAGATtgtctaaaatttttttctttttattctccTTACAGATCTCTAACAAGAATAAATACCAAGTTAGATGTACTTTgattttgtgtttcttttttcttttttaaagtcaGGCTTAACTTGCTGCATTTAAAGAGTTTTGTAGTTTAGAACACTTTAATTGAGGGAATGTAACGGTTATGAGGGAGTTTGTCCTTGAATACTGATCTTTTTTCACGTCTctgacaaaagaaaataaaaagttcctGCTTCATATTTGCAGCCATTGAAGGATGGATTATTTTGGTCAGTGGAGTGCATGAAGAGGCACAAGAGGATGATCTGCAAAATTCCTTTGGTGAGTTTGGGGAGATTAAGAATTTGCATTTAAATCTTGATCGTCGCACTGGGTTTGTCAAGGTAAGCTttaagttacttttattttttattttttaatgaatgacaatGATGATGGTTAGTGGTTACCACTCTTTTATGCTAAGACATGCAAGTTTGCTCTACCGTTTTGTACCATAGGAAGCTTTACTTTATTTATGATTATAGGTCAAAGTACTGATCAAAAAAGGATTATAGGTCAAAGTGAAAATTAAGTAGGTTGAGTTTTTTGAAACATGTTAAATGTTCTCCTTTGAATGTGAATAATATCATTATACGGCATGACAGCCATCTGCAATACCTAATGAATGTTTAAAGAAAATTCTTTACGAGATCATTATTATGATTGTGGAGGCATTCTCTTAACTACCTACTATATGGTCTTCCTTTCTAATGCCAGAAACTATTGTATATAAGATGTTCTTATATGGTTCAAGTTTCACAAGTATACATTTTTCAACAGTTAATAAATGTTGTAGAGTCATTCTTCTATTTCTAGcgcttgaattttttttggaaactaATAATGAAGGtaattgagttgagttgggtGGCTCTAAATATAGGGCAAAGACTGATCTAGTTACTGATTGTTCAAGTGGGGAAGAAGAATGATAGTTGTTTTTAATTCTCTCTGGTTGTTATACATTTCTAATCATCATGGTAATTTGAAACCTTTCCCTTTTACAAGGGATATGCCCTGATTGAGTATGAGAACTTTGAGGAAGCACAGAGTGCGATATCCTCAATGAACGGTGCAGAATTTCTTACACAAACTCTCAGCGTTGACTGGGCCTTCAGTAGTGGATCCTCAGTTAATGGAgcaatgaaaagaaagaatacaaGGTTAGCATGCAtacaattatgatttttttttttgggaaattaAGTGAGAGGCTCTATTTTTATAGAAGGAAAGCAATACACGGAATTTTAATTAAAGGAGGGGAGCCCGTTTGGTAACAATTAAAATGCATCTAGGAGATTTTGGGAGAATAAGATAAAACAAATGGATATGTTTATTGCATTATGGTTATATAGAGAAAGTGGAGGGTTTGGCgttataaaaaagaagataaatgtTAAGCGTCTTATCTTCCTGGTAATGCAAATTTCTCCTCAAGTCTCACCTATTAGTAAATGAAGGAATTTTTTGTGGACTGAAGTTGGAATTTCTGATTTAATATAtaacttttctttattttgtttcctaATTGACTATCCAAGTGATGAAGGCCACTATAAACTTAGAATTTCCACTTTGCTTTTCTCTGGTGGTGAAAGAAATCATTTGTAGGTTGGACAATGCATCATTTGTAGTTCATTTGGAATAAAAAAGGTTGCTCTGCTTGTGAAGTAATTAggttgtatttgaataatgagtaATCTGAggtattatgtgaatagtagtgaaaaagtaataatagaatattaaatagtagtgaatattatgtaaaaagtaataataaaataatgaatagtaatgaggtATTATGAGAATACCTCAGTACTCAAATTAGGCTGAACAGAAGAGTTTTCAGCTAGGTATTGAGCAAATGTAATTGTCCAATTCCTATACAACCTATCGGTAAAATACCCCTAAAGAGGGATAGGGAGCGCACAGTTTGCTCAACTGACTTAGATGGTGGAAAAATGAATGAGGGTTTAGTGCATTgtgcttttgttttcttttacaCGAGATTTATGTCTTGTATACTTGCGCAACTCTTTT encodes:
- the LOC121239750 gene encoding RNA-binding protein Y14-like, which translates into the protein MASAAEVEAVDFEPEDDDLMDEDGGVDAAPASPRAPLPKLKSAITGGASSSAVARKTKGRGFRDDHPDVPDRSTRLAASNFDSLRSPEGPGPQRSIEGWIILVSGVHEEAQEDDLQNSFGEFGEIKNLHLNLDRRTGFVKGYALIEYENFEEAQSAISSMNGAEFLTQTLSVDWAFSSGSSVNGAMKRKNTRPPRERRSRSPRRRY